From Oncorhynchus masou masou isolate Uvic2021 chromosome 7, UVic_Omas_1.1, whole genome shotgun sequence, one genomic window encodes:
- the LOC135543291 gene encoding mid1-interacting protein 1-B-like → MMHISDSYNQKNSLFNAMNRFIGAVNNMDQTVMVPSLLRDVPLDEEEEVKTISPIRTASNGSTTYFQDGDMYNYYVLLKSIRNDIEWGVLQADDRRKEKMGVTALDISRIESDDDDLEKQFHYHLTGLHTVLSKLTRKANTLTNRYNQEIGIRGCGL, encoded by the coding sequence ATGATGCACATTTCGGATTCGTACAATCAAAAGAATTCATTGTTCAACGCAATGAACCGATTTATTGGTGCTGTGAATAACATGGATCAGACGGTGATGGTTCCTAGTCTGCTAAGAGACGTGCCTCTAGACGAGGAAGAAGAGGTGAAAACTATATCACCGATTAGGACCGCTAGCAATGGGTCAACCACCTATTTCCAGGACGGGGACATGTACAATTACTATGTGCTATTAAAATCGATCAGGAATGACATCGAATGGGGGGTCCTACAAGCCGACGACAGGCGGAAAGAAAAAATGGGGGTGACCGCGTTGGACATATCCAGAATAGAATCCGATGATGATGATTTGGAGAAACAATTTCATTATCATTTGACCGGACTACACACGGTTCTGTCCAAGCTTACCCGGAAAGCAAACACCCTCACGAACAGGTACAATCAGGAGATTGGAATAAGGGGCTGTGGACTGTGA